Proteins encoded in a region of the Pelmatolapia mariae isolate MD_Pm_ZW linkage group LG16_19, Pm_UMD_F_2, whole genome shotgun sequence genome:
- the nr4a2a gene encoding nuclear receptor subfamily 4 group A member 2a, whose amino-acid sequence MPCVQAQYGSSPQGASPASQSYSYHTAGEYSCDFLTPEFVKFSMDLTNTEITATTSLPSFSTFMDNYNTSYDVKPPCLYQMPHSGEQSSIKVEDVQMHSYHQQSHLPPQSEEMMAHSGPMYFKPSSPHAPSTPNFQVQPNHMWEDPGSLHSFHQNYVAATSHMIDQRKNPVSRLSLFSFKQSPPGTPVSSCQMRFDGPLHVSMNHDNPGAHRGPDGQSFAVPSAIRKQAGLAFPHSLQLSHGHQLMDSQVPSPPSRGSPSNEGLCAVCGDNAACQHYGVRTCEGCKGFFKRTVQKNAKYVCLANKNCPVDKRRRNRCQFCRFQKCLVVGMVREVVRTDNLKGRRGRLPSKPKSPQEPSPPSPPVSLISALVRAHVDSNPSMSALDYSRFQANPDYQMTGDNTQHIQQFYDLLTGSMEIIRGWAEKIPGFSDLPKQDQDLLFESAFLELFVLRLAYRSNPVEGKLIFCNGVVLHRLQCVRGFGEWVDAIVEFSSNLQSMNIDISAFSCIAALAMVTERHGLKEPKRVEDLQNKIVNCLKDQVTFNGGGLNRPNYLSKLLGKLPELRTLCTQGLQRIFYLKLEDLVPPPAIIDKLFLDTLPF is encoded by the exons ATGCCCTGCGTTCAGGCTCAGTATGGATCATCACCTCAAGGAGCCAGTCCAGCTTCCCAGAGCTACAGCTACCACACCGCAGGAGAATACAGCTGCGACTTCTTAACACCCGAATTTGTTAAGTTTAGCATggacttgaccaacactgagaTCACAGCTACTACTTCTCTACCAAGTTTCAGTACATTCATGGACAACTATAACACCAGTTACGACGTTAAACCGCCCTGTCTGTATCAGATGCCCCACTCCGGAGAGCAGTCCTCTATCAAAGTGGAGGACGTCCAGATGCACAGTTACCATCAGCAGAGCCACCTGCCACCTCAGTCTGAGGAAATGATGGCTCACTCTGGGCCTATGTATTTCAAACCCTCCTCGCCTCACGCCCCAAGTACGCCAAACTTCCAGGTTCAGCCTAATCACATGTGGGAGGACCCTGGCTCCCTCCACAGTTTCCACCAGAACTATGTTGCGGCCACGTCTCATATGATAGACCAGCGCAAGAATCCGGTGTCAAGGCTTTCGCTCTTCTCCTTCAAACAGTCCCCGCCCGGTACTCCTGTTTCCAGCTGTCAGATGCGGTTCGACGGGCCGCTGCACGTGTCCATGAACCACGACAACCCGGGCGCACACCGCGGCCCGGACGGCCAGAGTTTTGCGGTGCCCAGCGCTATACGGAAACAGGCTGGCCTGGCCTTTCCTCACTCGCTGCAGCTCAGCCACGGGCACCAGCTGATGGACAGCCAAGTGCCATCGCCCCCGTCCCGAGGATCTCCGTCAAACGAAGGTCTGTGTGCGGTATGTGGGGACAACGCAGCCTGCCAACATTATGGAGTGAGAACCTGCGAGGGTTGCAAAGGATTTTTCAAG cgcaccgtacagaaaaatgcaaaatacgTGTGTTTagcaaataaaaactgtcctgtTGACAAACGCCGAAGAAACCGTTGCCAGTTCTGCCGTTTCCAGAAGTGCCTTGTCGTCGGAATGGTGAGAGAAG TTGTCCGAACGGATAATCTAAAAGGTCGAAGAGGACGCCTACCATCCAAACCCAAAAGTCCCCAAGAGCCTTCCCCTCCCTCGCCGCCGGTCAGCCTCATAAGCGCACTTGTTAGGGCCCACGTGGACTCCAATCCCTCCATGTCTGCTTTGGACTACTCCAGA TTCCAGGCTAACCCTGACTACCAAATGACTGGAGACAACACTCAGCATATCCAGCAGTTCTATGATCTCCTGACGGGCTCCATGGAGATCATCCGAGGCTGGGCGGAGAAGATCCCTGGCTTTTCTGATCTACCGAAGCAAGATCAAGATCTCCTCTTTGAATCCGCCTTCCTTGAACTTTTTGTCCTACGGCTGGCATACAG GTCCAACCCAGTGGAAGGAAAGCTTATTTTTTGTAATGGAGTGGTTTTACACAGACTACAGTGCGTCCGTGGATTTGGAGAGTGGGTAGACGCCATCGTGGAGTTTTCTTCCAACTTGCAGAGTATGAATATAGACATCTCAGCTTTTTCCTGCATCGCAGCTCTGGCCATGGTAACAG AGCGACACGGACTTAAGGAACCCAAGAGAGTCGAGGATCTCCAAAACAAGATCGTCAACTGCCTCAAAGATCAAGTGACATTCAATGGCGGCGGCTTGAATCGTCCCAACTACTTGTCAAAACTCTTAGGAAAGCTCCCAGAACTGCGCACACTCTGTACCCAAGGTCTGCAGCGTATCTTTTACCTAAAGCTAGAGGACCTAGTCCCTCCGCCAGCAATAATTGACAAACTTTTCCTCGACACCCTACCTTTCTGA